In Dermochelys coriacea isolate rDerCor1 chromosome 10, rDerCor1.pri.v4, whole genome shotgun sequence, one DNA window encodes the following:
- the LOC119862082 gene encoding COMM domain-containing protein 4-like isoform X1, whose translation MRFRFCGDLDCPDWVLAEISTLAKISSVKLKLICGQVLKDLQGEGIDYEKILKLTSDAKFESGDVKATIAVLSFILSSAAKHSVDSDSLSSELQQLGLPKEHATGLCRSYEEKQSPLQDSLRARSLRLNRLDSVSWRVDHTLSSSELQQVNEPLVHLKFTMRDGDQGGTEPFAMTVSAEKFRVLLAELRQAHALMKTLS comes from the exons ATG AGGTTCCGGTTCTGCGGAGACTTGGACTGTCCCGACTGGGTCCTGGCCGAAATCAGCACCTTGGCCAAAATA TCCTCGGTGAAGCTGAAGCTCATCTGTGGCCAGGTGCTCAAGGACTTGCAGGGCGAGGGGATTGAT TATGAAAAGATCCTGAAGCTAACGTCGGATGCCAAGTTTG agTCTGGGGACGTGAAGGCCACTATTGCCGTGCTCAGCTTCATCCTCTCCAGTGCGGCCAAACACAGCGTAGACAGTGACTCTCTCTCCAGCGAGCTGCAACAACTGGGGCTGCCCAAAG AACATGCTACAGGATTGTGCCGGTCCTATGAGGAGAAACAGAGCCCCCTACAGGACAGCCTGAGGGCACGCAGTCTGAGAT TGAACCGTCTGGACTCTGTGTCCTGGAGGGTGGATCACACGCTCAGCTCCAGCGAGCTCCAGCAGGTCAACGAGCCCCTCGTGCACCTGAAGTTCACCATGCGAGACGGGGACCAAGGTGGGACGGAGCCCTTTGCCATGACCGTGTCGGCAGAGAAGTTTCGGGTCTTACTGGCAG AGCTGAGACAGGCCCACGCCCTGATGAAAACtctcagctga
- the LOC119862082 gene encoding COMM domain-containing protein 4-like isoform X2, whose translation MRFRFCGDLDCPDWVLAEISTLAKISSVKLKLICGQVLKDLQGEGIDYEKILKLTSDAKFEHATGLCRSYEEKQSPLQDSLRARSLRLNRLDSVSWRVDHTLSSSELQQVNEPLVHLKFTMRDGDQGGTEPFAMTVSAEKFRVLLAELRQAHALMKTLS comes from the exons ATG AGGTTCCGGTTCTGCGGAGACTTGGACTGTCCCGACTGGGTCCTGGCCGAAATCAGCACCTTGGCCAAAATA TCCTCGGTGAAGCTGAAGCTCATCTGTGGCCAGGTGCTCAAGGACTTGCAGGGCGAGGGGATTGAT TATGAAAAGATCCTGAAGCTAACGTCGGATGCCAAGTTTG AACATGCTACAGGATTGTGCCGGTCCTATGAGGAGAAACAGAGCCCCCTACAGGACAGCCTGAGGGCACGCAGTCTGAGAT TGAACCGTCTGGACTCTGTGTCCTGGAGGGTGGATCACACGCTCAGCTCCAGCGAGCTCCAGCAGGTCAACGAGCCCCTCGTGCACCTGAAGTTCACCATGCGAGACGGGGACCAAGGTGGGACGGAGCCCTTTGCCATGACCGTGTCGGCAGAGAAGTTTCGGGTCTTACTGGCAG AGCTGAGACAGGCCCACGCCCTGATGAAAACtctcagctga